A section of the Jaculus jaculus isolate mJacJac1 chromosome 6, mJacJac1.mat.Y.cur, whole genome shotgun sequence genome encodes:
- the LOC123461719 gene encoding GTP:AMP phosphotransferase AK3, mitochondrial-like, protein MGASARLLRAVIMGAPGSGKGTVSSRITKHFELKHLSSGDLLRQNMLQGTEIGVLAKTFIDQGKLIPDDVMTRLTLHELKNLTQCSWLLDGFPRTLPQAEALDRAYQTDTVINLNVPFEVIKKRLTARWIHPASGRVYNIEFNPPKTVGIDDLTGEPLTQREDDRPETVIKRLKAYEAQTEPVLEYYQKKGVLETFSGTETNKIWPYVYAFLQTKVPETNQKASVTP, encoded by the coding sequence ATGGGGGCGTCCGCGCGGCTGCTGCGCGCCGTGATCATGGGGGCCCCGGGCTCGGGCAAGGGCACGGTGTCGTCGCGCATTACCAAGCACTTCGAGCTGAAGCACCTCTCCAGCGGGGACCTGCTCCGCCAGAACATGCTGCAGGGCACAGAAATTGGTGTGTTAGCCAAGACGTTCATTGACCAAGGGAAACTCATCCCAGATGATGTCATGACTCGGCTGACCCTTCATGAGCTGAAAAACCTCACCCAGTGTAGCTGGCTGTTGGACGGtttcccaaggacactgccacaGGCAGAAGCACTGGACAGAGCTTATCAGACAGACACAGTGATTAACCTGAATGTGCCCTTTGAGGTCATTAAGAAACGCCTCACTGCACGTTGGATTCATCCAGCCAGTGGCCGAGTGTACAACATTGAATTCAACCCTCCCAAAACTGTGGGCATTGATGACTTGACGGGAGAGCCTTTGACTCAGCGGGAGGACGACAGACCAGAGACAGTGATCAAGAGGCTGAAGGCTTATGAAGCCCAAACAGAGCCGGTCTTAGAATATTACCAGAAGAAAGGAGTACTGGAAACATTCTCTGGAACAGAAACCAACAAGATCTGGCCCTATGTATACGCTTTCCTACAGACAAAAGTCCCAGAAACGAACCAGAAAGCTTCAGTGACCCCCTAA